One segment of Paenibacillus sp. FSL R7-0337 DNA contains the following:
- the yqfC gene encoding sporulation protein YqfC — translation MTRIGRRLRGWTNGVLDLPQDVLQEMPRITLIGNKELYIENHRGVLHFSSEQLRLALTQGVLEISGEGLVIRNILGQELAVIGVIGEIRYKESGENP, via the coding sequence ATGACCCGTATCGGCCGCAGGCTGCGGGGATGGACAAACGGGGTACTGGATCTTCCGCAGGATGTGCTGCAGGAGATGCCCCGGATCACCCTGATCGGCAATAAGGAGCTGTATATTGAGAACCACCGCGGCGTGCTGCATTTCTCTTCGGAGCAGCTCAGGCTGGCATTAACCCAAGGAGTGCTGGAGATTTCCGGCGAAGGACTGGTCATCCGCAATATTCTGGGCCAGGAGCTTGCCGTCATTGGAGTAATCGGTGAAATCAGATATAAGGAAAGTGGGGAGAATCCATGA